The following are from one region of the Polynucleobacter sp. MWH-CaK5 genome:
- a CDS encoding M48 family metallopeptidase, producing MTFTLIFLLGLALSVATRYYLASRHMRHIALHRDEVPAEFASKVTLTDHRKAADYTMTKLRLGLFEIALSVAILIGFTLLGGLQQLHNFTLDLLGPGVPQQIALLISISLITGIIDLPFSWHRQFGIEEKFGFNRMTPGLFFADMLKGILLGLAIGLPLLWIVLTLMTEAGQYWWVWTWFVWVGFNALLLWLFPTFIAPLFNKFKPLEDGPLKDRIEDLLKRCDFTSQGLFIMDGSKRSAHGNAYFTGMGKAKRIVFFDTLIERLNPQEIEAVLAHELGHFKRQHIRKRLIQSFALSFLVLALLGWISTKAWFYLSLGITPDMNGYNAGLALALFSLVLPVFGFFLTPINSMGSRKHEYEADAFAAEKSSANDLITALVKLYQDNAATLTPDPLYSKFYDSHPPAPLRIAHLQSMAVR from the coding sequence ATGACATTCACTTTGATCTTTCTTTTGGGCTTGGCCCTCAGTGTTGCAACTCGTTACTATTTGGCCTCGCGCCATATGCGACACATTGCATTGCATCGCGATGAGGTCCCAGCAGAATTTGCTAGCAAAGTGACACTCACCGATCATCGCAAAGCAGCCGATTACACCATGACCAAATTACGTCTTGGTTTATTTGAAATTGCTTTATCTGTTGCTATTTTGATTGGCTTCACCCTGCTGGGTGGTCTACAACAACTGCACAACTTCACTTTGGATTTATTGGGGCCTGGTGTTCCTCAGCAAATCGCATTATTGATTTCAATCAGCTTGATCACAGGCATCATTGATTTACCATTTTCATGGCACCGTCAGTTCGGCATCGAAGAAAAATTTGGCTTTAATAGAATGACTCCAGGCTTATTCTTCGCAGATATGCTGAAGGGTATTTTGTTGGGTCTTGCCATAGGTCTCCCACTCTTGTGGATTGTTCTAACACTGATGACTGAAGCCGGTCAGTATTGGTGGGTCTGGACTTGGTTTGTATGGGTGGGCTTCAATGCATTGTTATTGTGGTTATTCCCCACTTTCATTGCCCCTCTATTCAATAAATTTAAACCACTCGAAGATGGTCCATTAAAAGATCGCATCGAAGACCTACTCAAGCGTTGTGACTTCACCAGCCAAGGTCTTTTCATCATGGATGGCAGTAAGCGCAGTGCTCATGGCAACGCATACTTCACGGGTATGGGCAAAGCGAAACGAATTGTATTTTTTGATACTTTGATTGAACGTTTGAACCCACAAGAAATTGAAGCGGTCTTAGCTCACGAATTAGGACACTTCAAACGCCAACATATTCGCAAGCGTTTGATTCAGTCATTCGCCTTGAGCTTTTTAGTGCTCGCCTTATTGGGATGGATCTCAACCAAAGCTTGGTTCTACTTGAGCCTCGGAATAACTCCTGATATGAATGGCTATAACGCTGGTTTGGCATTGGCATTGTTCAGCTTGGTCTTGCCTGTATTTGGCTTCTTCTTAACGCCAATCAACAGCATGGGCTCTCGCAAACACGAATATGAGGCTGATGCTTTTGCTGCTGAAAAATCATCCGCCAATGATCTGATCACCGCCTTGGTCAAGTTGTATCAAGACAATGCAGCAACGCTCACACCTGATCCACTGTATTCAAAGTTTTATGATTCTCACCCACCAGCTCCTTTGCGCATTGCTCATTTGCAAAGCATGGCAGTAAGATAG